Within Acidobacteriota bacterium, the genomic segment GATCGTTGACTCTGGTCTTGATCTTTGCGATTGTCATCTCCAGTTTCTCTTTTTCCCCTTCCATAATGAGTGCGAACTTCGTTTCGCTTTCCTGCTCAAGAACCATTTCCGCGTCTTGTTTGCTTGCCTGCTCTTCGATGACCTGCTGGACCTTCTCGATCATCTCGCTGTACCGGATTTCCCCGTACTTCTGTTCGAAGACGATGGACGCTTTGGGATCCAGCTCGAATTTACAAAGGACGAAGGGTTTCTTTTCCCTCATCTTCATTTTGACGAGTTCTTCCAGGGAGACCTTCTCGATGGCAGGAGTCCCGCCTCGCTCGAGATATTTCTCGGCAAGCCTTTCGAGCTCGGAAGTTATGAACGGTTTCACCACGTACTCATCGGCACCGCAGTTCTTACTCCAGTAACGGTCTTCTTTCTGATCCCTGGCTGTGAGGATGATGATGGGAATATCTCTGTATCCTTCCTCAGATTTGATTTGCCGGCAGATCTGAAACCCGTTCTTCTTAGGCATCATGATGTCGAGGATGACAAGATCGGGGTGCTCTCCATGGATAACATTCAGAGTTTCCTCGCCATCCTCCGAGGTCAGGACTTCGTATCCATGGATCTCGAGATTGGCTTTAAGGATATCTCTGATGTTCGGGCTGTCGTCCGCGATAAGAATC encodes:
- a CDS encoding response regulator, giving the protein MKNQKKILIADDSPNIRDILKANLEIHGYEVLTSEDGEETLNVIHGEHPDLVILDIMMPKKNGFQICRQIKSEEGYRDIPIIILTARDQKEDRYWSKNCGADEYVVKPFITSELERLAEKYLERGGTPAIEKVSLEELVKMKMREKKPFVLCKFELDPKASIVFEQKYGEIRYSEMIEKVQQVIEEQASKQDAEMVLEQESETKFALIMEGEKEKLEMTIAKIKTRVNDLLKNIYDEEDSRKGFIISRDIKTGQEEKIPLLSIQADLSFPVN